DNA from Tripterygium wilfordii isolate XIE 37 chromosome 4, ASM1340144v1, whole genome shotgun sequence:
TAACTATTGGCCTCGAGAGTGAGGAAGTTCCGTGTTGTGAAACTATGCTTACTGTCGATAAGTAATGATCTTCGAGCTATTTTTTATGCGCGAGTAATTATCatcaataatatttattatttttaagatGCTCACTGACTCTGCTCATGTTAGTGATGGACACTCGTGCGATTGAAGGGAGTGGAAATTGTGAGGTGGTCGATTCAAAGGGGCCAAGCAACTGGGATCAGATTAAAGTTCCAGGACTACACTCTTCTATGTCGATGAGTGATCTTGTGAACCACATTGGACATTGTATTTCTGAGCAGATGGGTTCTGGGAACCCACCTTTCTCTGATAATGGATCAGAGTACCAGGGCATGCTGGAGGACATTGCACAGTACCTTCTCAGTGATGCTCCATTAACAACGCCTTCTGATGAGAAATGCCTTATGTCAAGGGTCAATTCACTCTGTTGCCTTCTGCAGAAAGACCCATCTTTGGCTCAGACCTCACAGTTGAATGGGGCAAGTTGCTTTGAAGAACTAAGTGAGAAGGCAGATGTTCAGATAAACCATGGTGACACAAAGGCATCAGAAAACGGTGTGAAAGATGTTTCTCCAAGTAAGCCAATAACTGCCATGTCAAGAAAAGACTCTTTTGGGGATCTGCTACTTCAGCTTCCTCGAATTGCATCTCTTCCAAAATTCTTATTCAATATTTCTGAAGAAGATGGTGAGGGTCAAGCAAGATAATCTAAAACGTAATCGTGATGACATGAATTAGCTCAAGATGTGCTCTCTCTACAAACATTTCAAGCCTTCTCTACACACATTGAAGCCTCCAAATAGTTGCTTGTGCTGTTAATTATGAACATTCAGACAGACCAGGATTCGGAAAGTTGTTTTTTATGAAGAATCCTAGTAATGGCCCTTGTAAAAAGCTTAGAATTATTATCTCTCTCTTTTAGTCTTTTGCACGGAGCGTGTGCCATTCTATATGCAGGTCATGCTTTAATGTCAAGGCACTTGGACAGATCAAGTGTAAAACCCTTGGCAATGTTGTAGGTTTCCTGGGCATAATGTTCTACATATGAAACTTTGATAGTTCTTGTGTTTTGGGTGGTGAGTAAACCAACCAGAGTCGTGGTGAAGGGAGTTTAAACAGTTGTTACTGCTAATGAATCCGAACCTGGAAAGATGTAGCTGTAATGATAGTTTTAACTAATGTATATTTTATCAAGGATTGAGCAAAATCAGAAACCCTATTCCCCAAATCAGCCTCATAAGACATAGACACCACTTCTGAATGAGTTACTGGAATTAGCTGACTCAACAAAAAGGGAAGTAAAAGCACTCTTCCGTGCAGAAAATTATGAAATAGTCACGGTTATGGTTAGCCATCATCTAAGTAACAAAGTTCTAATGTATACAATCGATTCACCGGAAGCAGTGTAAGACGTCACTACCacaagaatgaaaaaaataaactgCAAAGTGAAAATGTTCATGGCATCAATGCTTCCATTCAAGACGAGAAACTGGCACAAATAATGCAAGGAGGATCACTGCATTGCAGATTGGAAGTGGAAAGTTGCAAGCACACATCGTGGAAAGCATGACCGCATGAAAGTACAGCAACATCTGGAAACTTATCTGTTTCATGTTCCTCCTCAGTGGGAGAATGTGCAAGATCATCCTCGCAAAGGCAACAGCTCCATCCAATTGATTCATCAAAACCTGCAAGGTGCAAAGGAGGTTTGAAATAAATAGCAAAACTAGTGAATCTGTATTTCTTACAGAGAATATAGACCTCATCGTGGAACAATAATATAAATGTTTCAGCAGCATTACTTCTATAGTTCTATTTCTATatcttttgatgatttgagcctGTAACGTCAGTAGCTAATAATGTATGTCACAAATACTGAGGTTAACATAAACCATATCCAAGACCAGGCACTTTTTGAGAGAGCAACCCATGACTCACTGaagtactctctctctctctctctctctatgtagataagtgtgtgtgtgtgtaaatgCATGTTTACACGAGAATGTGGAAGCAGATGAAGGGCTGAATGAGCTAGTCCATCAAAAGCTAATACATTCATGTCCAGCTTAATCAAGCACACAAGCACAGAACATAACCCTACTATATGTATCAAGAACTTCAAGAAAATCACGGATTTCCAATTTGTTACATAGTACCGATTGGTGGGAGAGAGATACGTAGATTAGTACAATTACTGGTAGCGTCATATAGAGGATTTCAAAATAGTACCATACTGGGGATCTGGCTAAGGCATTTCATAAATCTACCAGATAGTCTAAAAATATTCCACAATATGGTATAAACCTCTCTAACAAAGTTTATTGTGTATCCAGTACTTAAGCTGAATGATTCTATTGAGAACCTGGTCCTATATTAGAATGATCCCCAATTCAGGACATTGCAAAATCCATAAATAATAGAATTGAGTGTACATAAATAGAACAGTAAAGATAAAGCTTTAACTTGGACATACCATGCCACTTGATAtgatgtctttgagatgcaggTTTTGAGCTTGGCTTACGTGAACGTTTGGAAAATCCCTTCTTTTTCTGTCTTTGAGCTTCTGGTTTTGAGCATGGTTTAGGTGAACTTTTGGTAGCTTCATTCTTTTCCTTTACCCGCCAAACTTTCTGGGGATTTACAGTTCTGACAGTTTTGTTAGCTCCACTCGACTTGATGGGTTGTGAAACTTTATTCTGTTGGATAGACTTCCGAACTCCATTGGTAGGTGgatttatatgaatttcacTCTCCTTAACTGGCTGTGCAACTTTATTCTGTTGGATAGACTTCCGAATTCCATCAGAAGATGGATTTATATGCGTTGCACTCTCCTTAACTGGCTGTGCAACTTTATTCTGTTCGAAAGACTTCCGAACTCCATCGGAAGGAGGATTTATATGCATTGCACTCTCCTTAACTGGCTGTGCAACTTTATTCAGTTGGACCTTGGAGGGTGGATTAATATGCTTTGCACTCTGCTTAACTGGCTGTGCAACATTTGCTTCCACTTGAATTGGTTTCACTTGCCAACGGGCTGCAGCAGTACTCCTCACAGATTTCTTTGCATACCCTTTGTTCCTTTGACAGATTTGATGCTGTTGAGCTTGACTTGGCTTACCTGAAAATTCAAACAAGATTCAAAAAAAGGCATTAGCAGGAAACTTTACAAGCTCTCATTTGATCATTTTATATAAGCTTGTGTGTACAAAAAATGCATGGAGCAACGGATTGCATTCTGGATCATTAAAATTCATAATTCATGCAAGATTTGTTTTCTGTTCTGAAAGATAAAATGCGATTCATGGGCATGGAATGAGGCCCACTGAGACAGACATAGACATAAAATACAATATGCATCAGGAATATCATAGACAaaacagaaaaaggaaaataatcatGTGGCTAAAGGAATTCCAGCAATAGCCAGACGAAGACAAGTGCATCGTGATTACTTATACCAGAATTTTTAAAGGCCAGACTGTTCATTACCTGGTGGAAATTTCCCTCTTTTCCTTGCTGTGCGCAAATCTGTCAGAGAACGTCTCGATGATTCGGTTTGGGAGTTCCCAACTGCAATTCTGCAACCATCATGTGGTGTCGATGAATTTGGTTCCGTGGGTTTCTCTTCGACAGTTGTATTTTCCAAACTCATCCTTGACAACTCTGCTTGATTCTCATTTGACAAATTAACCTCATTGCAGCAAAAGGGTTTTGAAGCAGTCTCGGGTGCTTGCAAACATTCATAGCACTTTGTGTCTGAATCCCTTTCACCTAAATTATCATCTACCTTTGCCTTAATGCAACAAAAAAGATCTACCTttgctttacttttgtttggcCTAGAAGAACAAAGCAGCAAATCTTTTTTTGGCATGATTGGCACTTTGCTGCAACCTAACCACTTATACTGTGCCTGAAATCTGGAGAGTTACCAAGGGAATTCTGGCAAATAATTGGAAAGCTCATATTAGATAGGATTCATATGTTACTCTTAAAGAATCGAAATCAATTGCACTATTTGAGATTGTTGTTAACTAAAAAGTTTAGGGGAAGGTAACTGATAAGGTCTACAAGGAATCTCAAGATTTTAAAACAAGACAGAAGAAGCAAACAGCTGCTTCTTTAGTCCCAGATCAACAGTCATCACaactacaaaagaaaataattccCTAAACCTCAAGAGACACAAGTTTCTTAGTTGCTCAGTTAGTCTACTGATAAGCTGAATACTATTAATATACACTACACTGCGAATTAATTTTTCACTTTCCGATCGTTGAAAGTATCATCAAGAAGCGATAAACAAATCAAAGGGCCCTAAATCAGGATTAATCGTCCGTCACAAGCACAGTAAAATCTAACCATGTCACGAACAACTAACAAGAATAACGTACACCAGTATGAAGattgaaaacaaacaaagaaagctaAAGATACCTGAAGTTCAATTGGAATCGTTGAGGACGATTTTCCTGGGAAAGAAAAATACGTTTCGCTCATAAACTGCGAAAGAAAACCCAACGAGattgacaaaaagaaaacaaatcgcCCAGTGAGAGGCTTTTAGGGGTTTAGCGTGTTGTGgagatatatatgtttatatttatAGGTTTTGGAGTGGGGCCCACAAAATTTCCGTTAGTTTTTGACCCTAAACCGACTTACCTCAGATTTCGTCCACGTCACACACTTGCGGGTCCCGCTCTGTTCCCTTCCAATTTTGTATGTGCTGTTTGATTTGATAATTAGGATTTAGGTTGGGCTTGGCATCGGGCCGGCTCTTCGGGCCTTGGGCCTGGCCAAATTGGGAATATGAGGCCCAAGCCCCATAAAGTTCGAGTTTCCTGCTTTGGCCTGGGGCCTCGGGCCGGGCTCGTGTTTCGGGCTCGGGCTTCGGGTGttgactttttttaaaaaaatacatattacctacaattgattaatccaataattgtactttaaattttatacaattgaacaatattttatagagggtgaaatatatatgtattatgtgtatgtgtatatatatatatatagatacacatatatattatatattatatatacatatatatatatgtatgtatatatatatatatattacatatatatatgcagacagtgcatgaatatgtatatatataaaaaaataaataatgtcgagCTTGGGTAGGGCTGGGCCAAAATTTGCTcgaggtgtcgggcttcgggccTGGCCCGACCTCAAAAATGGAGCCTAGGTCTGCCCAGGCCCGGTCTACTTTCAGGTCGGGCCTGGCCGGGCTTTGGCCCacgggcttgggtcgggcctAAGCCCGggggccaaatggtgagccctagATTTAGGGAagggtttcttttttatttcttttttttataactaaaatAGCTAATATTTTAGTAAGCTCCATCATGATTGGGGGATTTTTTTGGCCTGGACCTGTCTAACCCACATCCAAGGAATTATACGCTATCTGTCTCAATCCGCCCCgcacaatttttatttatttcaagatCCCAATTTCGAGTAGTCATGGGTGTAAGTGGGGAGACAATACTTCAAATAGTCATGCGTTTGAGTGGAAGAAGACGGGATATTAtcctgaaataaataaaaattgtgtgGGACGAGCTCACGAGTACTTAGCATACAATTCATTGAGTATGGGTTGGACGGGTCCAAATCTAAAAACATTTGAGTGGGGAAGATAGGatattattttgaaataaataaaaactgtGTGGAACGAGCCCACGAGTACCTAGCATTAGGGGTGCACATGGGTCGGGTTACAGAATAATCAACCAATGTTAATAGAAAATACCCCAAAAAATAGTCTAAACTATTGAAATAGTCCAAAAACCTGCTTGGTTGATACAGATTACTGAATAATAGAAATTAGATACATCAAACATCATTCCACATTCATCCATTCCCATCTGCTCATTAAATTGTAGATTTGCATATTGCAGTAGTCCAAAATAATCCAAAAATACCAACAGGTCAAACAAATGACAATTCACAAATTGACAAAATTTAACAATAGTCCATACTCCAAAATATGCGGATACATCATACAATGCTAATTAGTAATTAGAAAATCAAAATGTTGTGTAGTACATGTTCTTCAAATTCTTCATTCTTCACTCTTCAGTAATCACCGGTTAGACTAAAATAATACATCAAGTTATAAACCTATAGTAGTAGTAGAAAGTAATGGTAATGGAAAATTGGAAAGCAAATTTACAGAACAGTAGTTACCTTACCTCTTGTACAATAGTATTAATCGGAGACAAATGAGATACAAACCTTGGTTAAAATCTGAAATTTGTAAGTGGAGGGCCTGAATGCAGTCCAAAAATCAGCTATATAGTGAGACAGAGAGGCCTGAAGCAATGAAGCCTGAAATTGAATCACCAAACTCACAAAAGTTAGAAAAAGGAAGCTGTGAAGCATGAAAAAGGAACGCAAATCGCAATAGGTTACCTGTCGCAATAGCTTGGCGTCGTGGTGTAGCCGTGTAAGGCTGCAAATCACAATCGCTTAGCACTTGAATACTGGTGGTGACGTACTACCGTGGTGGTGGTCATCCAGTCATGTGTGGCGGCGACTCAGAATGAGATTGAGGGTTTTTCATAAATCGTGCAGATTGAGTTTTTGATTGAGAACGAAGTGAGAGCTGAGAAATTAGGGTTAGGGCTGGGTTAGAGGCTTTGTGTCTAACTCATTGATTGTCTGCCTTTGTAGTTAGTGGGTTGGGTCTTTGGGCTTTGTGTTATGGATTGGTTATTTGAgtatcaaacacaaaaacaggTATTAGAGTATGGGCTTATCCGCTTATATAACAGTATAACCTATAAAGTATAAAAATACATAGTATCATTAACATGGGGTCAGGTCGGGTTAATACGGGTCGGGTTGAAGCACATGTCTCATCCAACCCATATAAGGCCGGGTTGCCCTGTAACCAACCCTCAACTATGAAGGTATGGGTCAATTTACACGGGTCGGATCGGGTCAAAGTCGGGTTTTGTGCAGCCCTACTTAGCATACAATTCCTTGAGTATGGGTCGGACTGGTCCACGCCTAAAAACATTCCCCCACAGTTACGATACAGGCTCATGAATAGCATATTAATATTAACATCAAGGTTCTTCTAAGTTCTGAACTTAGAACCATCATGATTTATAACTCAGCAACTACAACCCATATAAAGCTAATAGGCCACAGCTAGGTAAATATTCACATtattaaacaaaagaaattatCTTTATATACAGAAGGGAAGATTAAACTCAATCCCATCATCAGCtgtacaaaaaaaagaaagaagaatatcAAGTTCAACTCCCTCTACAAGAggatttttcttttccaatgctTGTGGTATATACACTTAGATTCTTCCATCATGTCTATCTGCCAAAAGCAGGGGATCAGGAAGACGTTGAATGAATGGCAGTATCAGGTAGCATGGCTACTGTCACTACGAAGTATTCACAGCCGACTGGAAGACCGTATGGGTTAAAAGTTGTTCCTGAATTTAAGGTCAACTGCTCGTTCCTTGTCTCAGAGAACATGTTTTCTACTTGATCTGCCCCGCGACGCTCTTGCCTACTTGGAGGATGTGGTGGCTTCACGGTCTGGCGTTCAATATGTACAATTTGTCCGACAATATATCTGGGTCGGCTGGGGAGATGGTCTGCAAACAAAGCCACAGACTCGGCAGACAGGTAGTAATTTGAGCAGTTGCGATTGATTGCCTCGTAATGGTCAGCAGCATTAAGAACGAATGCAGCTATTTCATGGACTTCCAAGCGACCAAAAGATATCTTTTCCTTGTTCGCCTAGAGCAAGATCACACAGATTCTTGTTAGAAGGATGCGAGTGGAAGAGATTAAAAATACGCCATTATACAGTTTGAGATCAGCAATTGATTACACGAATTCATAATAAAAACTGTTCAGAGCCCACAACGTGAATTTTATATCATACAATCTAGTCTAAAGCTATGATCTCAAGATACAtctgtttctttttccttttcaaagGTGAGATAGGAGGGGGTTTGAATCCTGACACTAGGCCAGAGGAGCTCCTCATCAAGATACATACTTCCGTTGTGGAGGAAAACACCCAATGCAGTCCGTACGAGGAAAAAAGGTACGAAATGCACAGCAATAGCAAGTAATTTAGACTAAGCATATCATTTTGCTTGGATGATAGTTAGACCTTAAGGCTTAAACTGATGGATTGGCAGCACAAAAACTAGATTCAAATTTTGGCAACACAAGCGAGATCACAAGAGGCCAATTTTGAACTACAAACAACGAGTCATTCCTCCTAAAAGTCAATCTACTGCAACCGTATAAACAGGCACTAAGGAATCTAAAATCTtataattttaagttttaacaaaaTGAATTGCTCCCGAATAAACTCTAACGTAAGTCCTGCCAATATAACATAAGAACACCAAGCAATCAGAAAAGACATACCTGCTTCTCAAGTTGATGCTTAGTGTACAAAGTTTTAACCAGCTCCTTCTTATCTTCCAACTCCTTGCGAAGCTGTTCGTTTGCCGCTTCAAGCTTCGGATACTTGTCAAGCAGCTCTTCCCGATGCCTGGACAAGAAATTAACTTTGTCTGCAAGAACCCGAATACATTTCTGGAACTCAGCAGTaacatcatcttcattttcattaACAGAGCTGCAAGAACATCAACCAAGAGCAATAAAATAACTGCCAATGACAGTTGcacaaaagaaaagcaattgAGTCCACCAGAAGCCTACATCTAGAATAACACCATTTACCCCAACAAATAACTGAATAAATTGGACAGGGTTTCTTATATTTCAAACTTGAACCAGCATTTATGCTCCTGGTGGCAGCACCTATTTATattcagaaaaaaaaaccctgttCTCCTGAAATTTCTAGCAAATATAACCAAGGGAGAATAACAGCAAGATCGTGCAATGAAGTTCGCAAAGAAACTCACTTTTTTAGAGATTGTGCAAATGCATGCAAGGAATCAGCAAAACCAGCAACTACGCTGGGTGTAAAAACACAACCCCTAAATCTTTCAAAAAGGCCACGTAGTTTAACTGCAGATGCACGTAATGAACTATACTCTGAGGCTCTCCTATCAGCTGCACAAAGATGGGTTTGAGCTTCCTCTCTTGCTTCATGCAAACA
Protein-coding regions in this window:
- the LOC119997210 gene encoding uncharacterized protein LOC119997210, which codes for MPKKDLLLCSSRPNKSKAKVDLFCCIKAKVDDNLGERDSDTKCYECLQAPETASKPFCCNEVNLSNENQAELSRMSLENTTVEEKPTEPNSSTPHDGCRIAVGNSQTESSRRSLTDLRTARKRGKFPPGKPSQAQQHQICQRNKGYAKKSVRSTAAARWQVKPIQVEANVAQPVKQSAKHINPPSKVQLNKVAQPVKESAMHINPPSDGVRKSFEQNKVAQPVKESATHINPSSDGIRKSIQQNKVAQPVKESEIHINPPTNGVRKSIQQNKVSQPIKSSGANKTVRTVNPQKVWRVKEKNEATKSSPKPCSKPEAQRQKKKGFSKRSRKPSSKPASQRHHIKWHGFDESIGWSCCLCEDDLAHSPTEEEHETDKFPDVAVLSCGHAFHDVCLQLSTSNLQCSDPPCIICASFSS